A window of Cheilinus undulatus linkage group 1, ASM1832078v1, whole genome shotgun sequence contains these coding sequences:
- the LOC121512517 gene encoding transcription factor Sox-18-like isoform X3 — protein sequence MKSLTYGLPVVNDPPTSESAAAISELPPAFFPQPYYGDTQWPSASFEQNLQPVGFLNGSHREMGNKPYIKKPPNAFMIFMTEQRQNMPADIKGKGAAVANTFLGQLWKSMTKEQKSVYYDKADAESYVHSILYPEWSTSDNYGKKRKRIRRRNHTRAEGVMEPSTEKTCSFAEPYPQQTAWEVQNPLPPVFYQPHRESTVPELHHQPRVLHEHYTVTTASEQPFFHQPLMSDPLWNLSVNVTNPITSTAHFLEMQPLEKEFMFQANSQRGVVAQQNLQSVCMQSTKIQPLFTAPVCPLCYLPNVFQVDSMF from the exons ATGAAG TCTCTGACTTATGGCCTGCCAGTGGTGAATGATCCTCCAACATCAGAATCAGCAGCTGCCATCAGTGAGCTGCCTCCTGCCTTTTTTCCACAACCA TACTATGGAGATACCCAGTGGCCAAGTGCAAGCTTTGAGCAGAACCTGCAGCCTGTTGGATTTCT AAATGGAAGCCATAGAGAAATGGGCAACAAACCATACATAAAGAAGCCGCCCAACGCCTTCATGATCTTTATGACAGAGCAAAGACAAAACATGCCAGCTGACATCAAAGGAAAAGGTGCTGCAGTTGCAAATACATTCCTAGGACAGCTG TGGAAATCCATGACGAAGGAACAGAAGTCTGTTTATTATGATAAGGCTGATGCAGAAAGCTATGTCCACAGCATCCTTTATCCTGAGTGGTCAACCAGCGATAACTAT ggcaagaagagaaagagaataAGGAGGAGAAATCATACTAGAGCTGAAG GTGTGATGGAGCCTTCTACAGAAAAGACATGCAGTTTTGCAGAGCCATATCCCCAGCAGACAGCCTGGGAGGTGCAAAATCCTCTGCCACCAGTCTTCTATCAGCCACACAGGGAGAGCACAGTGCCAGAGCTGCATCACCAGCCTAGAGTCCTGCATGAGCACTACACCGTGACAACAGCGAGCGAGCAACCCTTCTTTCACCAGCCGCTGATGTCAGACCCTCTTTGGAATCTGTCAGTGAATGTGACAAACCCTATCACCAGCACAGCACACTTTCTAGAAATGCAGCCCTTGGAGAAGGAGTTTATGTTTCAGGCAAACTCACAGAGAGGCGTGGTGGCGCAACAGAACCTGCAGTCCGTCTGCATGCAGTCTACCAAGATACAGCCCCTCTTCACTGCGCCTGTTTGCCCCCTGTGTTACCTGCCAAATGTGTTCCAGGTTGACTCTATGTTTTAA
- the LOC121512517 gene encoding transcription factor Sox-18A-like isoform X2, with protein sequence MKTASALHTSTFPAEVEEGKFHKITSLNASPELFELSSPSVNPHTVFQTVLEEEIMELENMYNEELVYNQEQSLTYGLPVVNDPPTSESAAAISELPPAFFPQPYYGDTQWPSASFEQNLQPVGFLNGSHREMGNKPYIKKPPNAFMIFMTEQRQNMPADIKGKGAAVANTFLGQLWKSMTKEQKSVYYDKADAESYVHSILYPEWSTSDNYGKKRKRIRRRNHTRAEGVMEPSTEKTCSFAEPYPQQTAWEVQNPLPPVFYQPHRESTVPELHHQPRVLHEHYTVTTASEQPFFHQPLMSDPLWNLSVNVTNPITSTAHFLEMQPLEKEFMFQANSQRGVVAQQNLQSVCMQSTKIQPLFTAPVCPLCYLPNVFQVDSMF encoded by the exons ATGAAG ACTGCTTCTGCGCTCCACACTTCCACTTTTCCAGCAGAAGTTGAGGAGGGAAAGTTTCACAAAATCACATCTTTGAACGCTTCTCCTGAGCTCTTTGAGTTGTCAAGCCCATCGGTCAACCCTCACACAGTGTTTCAAACGGTGCTTGAAGAGGAAATCATGGAGCTAGAAAACATGTACAATGAAGAACTTGTGTACAACCAGGAACAG TCTCTGACTTATGGCCTGCCAGTGGTGAATGATCCTCCAACATCAGAATCAGCAGCTGCCATCAGTGAGCTGCCTCCTGCCTTTTTTCCACAACCA TACTATGGAGATACCCAGTGGCCAAGTGCAAGCTTTGAGCAGAACCTGCAGCCTGTTGGATTTCT AAATGGAAGCCATAGAGAAATGGGCAACAAACCATACATAAAGAAGCCGCCCAACGCCTTCATGATCTTTATGACAGAGCAAAGACAAAACATGCCAGCTGACATCAAAGGAAAAGGTGCTGCAGTTGCAAATACATTCCTAGGACAGCTG TGGAAATCCATGACGAAGGAACAGAAGTCTGTTTATTATGATAAGGCTGATGCAGAAAGCTATGTCCACAGCATCCTTTATCCTGAGTGGTCAACCAGCGATAACTAT ggcaagaagagaaagagaataAGGAGGAGAAATCATACTAGAGCTGAAG GTGTGATGGAGCCTTCTACAGAAAAGACATGCAGTTTTGCAGAGCCATATCCCCAGCAGACAGCCTGGGAGGTGCAAAATCCTCTGCCACCAGTCTTCTATCAGCCACACAGGGAGAGCACAGTGCCAGAGCTGCATCACCAGCCTAGAGTCCTGCATGAGCACTACACCGTGACAACAGCGAGCGAGCAACCCTTCTTTCACCAGCCGCTGATGTCAGACCCTCTTTGGAATCTGTCAGTGAATGTGACAAACCCTATCACCAGCACAGCACACTTTCTAGAAATGCAGCCCTTGGAGAAGGAGTTTATGTTTCAGGCAAACTCACAGAGAGGCGTGGTGGCGCAACAGAACCTGCAGTCCGTCTGCATGCAGTCTACCAAGATACAGCCCCTCTTCACTGCGCCTGTTTGCCCCCTGTGTTACCTGCCAAATGTGTTCCAGGTTGACTCTATGTTTTAA
- the LOC121512517 gene encoding transcription factor 7-like isoform X1, whose product MDLIAELDKAVMGMGWRELSALLEETLNILYNTANFPPPTSTPPPFQTASALHTSTFPAEVEEGKFHKITSLNASPELFELSSPSVNPHTVFQTVLEEEIMELENMYNEELVYNQEQSLTYGLPVVNDPPTSESAAAISELPPAFFPQPYYGDTQWPSASFEQNLQPVGFLNGSHREMGNKPYIKKPPNAFMIFMTEQRQNMPADIKGKGAAVANTFLGQLWKSMTKEQKSVYYDKADAESYVHSILYPEWSTSDNYGKKRKRIRRRNHTRAEGVMEPSTEKTCSFAEPYPQQTAWEVQNPLPPVFYQPHRESTVPELHHQPRVLHEHYTVTTASEQPFFHQPLMSDPLWNLSVNVTNPITSTAHFLEMQPLEKEFMFQANSQRGVVAQQNLQSVCMQSTKIQPLFTAPVCPLCYLPNVFQVDSMF is encoded by the exons ATGGACCTCATAGCAGAGTTAGACAAAGCTGTCATGGGGATGGGCTGGAGAGAGCTGTCCGCCTTGCTGGAGGAGACCCTAAATATTTTGTACAACACAGCCAACTTTCCACCTCCCACATCCACTCCACCTCCTTTCCAGACTGCTTCTGCGCTCCACACTTCCACTTTTCCAGCAGAAGTTGAGGAGGGAAAGTTTCACAAAATCACATCTTTGAACGCTTCTCCTGAGCTCTTTGAGTTGTCAAGCCCATCGGTCAACCCTCACACAGTGTTTCAAACGGTGCTTGAAGAGGAAATCATGGAGCTAGAAAACATGTACAATGAAGAACTTGTGTACAACCAGGAACAG TCTCTGACTTATGGCCTGCCAGTGGTGAATGATCCTCCAACATCAGAATCAGCAGCTGCCATCAGTGAGCTGCCTCCTGCCTTTTTTCCACAACCA TACTATGGAGATACCCAGTGGCCAAGTGCAAGCTTTGAGCAGAACCTGCAGCCTGTTGGATTTCT AAATGGAAGCCATAGAGAAATGGGCAACAAACCATACATAAAGAAGCCGCCCAACGCCTTCATGATCTTTATGACAGAGCAAAGACAAAACATGCCAGCTGACATCAAAGGAAAAGGTGCTGCAGTTGCAAATACATTCCTAGGACAGCTG TGGAAATCCATGACGAAGGAACAGAAGTCTGTTTATTATGATAAGGCTGATGCAGAAAGCTATGTCCACAGCATCCTTTATCCTGAGTGGTCAACCAGCGATAACTAT ggcaagaagagaaagagaataAGGAGGAGAAATCATACTAGAGCTGAAG GTGTGATGGAGCCTTCTACAGAAAAGACATGCAGTTTTGCAGAGCCATATCCCCAGCAGACAGCCTGGGAGGTGCAAAATCCTCTGCCACCAGTCTTCTATCAGCCACACAGGGAGAGCACAGTGCCAGAGCTGCATCACCAGCCTAGAGTCCTGCATGAGCACTACACCGTGACAACAGCGAGCGAGCAACCCTTCTTTCACCAGCCGCTGATGTCAGACCCTCTTTGGAATCTGTCAGTGAATGTGACAAACCCTATCACCAGCACAGCACACTTTCTAGAAATGCAGCCCTTGGAGAAGGAGTTTATGTTTCAGGCAAACTCACAGAGAGGCGTGGTGGCGCAACAGAACCTGCAGTCCGTCTGCATGCAGTCTACCAAGATACAGCCCCTCTTCACTGCGCCTGTTTGCCCCCTGTGTTACCTGCCAAATGTGTTCCAGGTTGACTCTATGTTTTAA